In the genome of Desulfofarcimen acetoxidans DSM 771, one region contains:
- a CDS encoding sigma-54-dependent transcriptional regulator, whose protein sequence is MSKVLIVDDEEGVCEMLKDVLEDEGFEITLAYNAKDALKIMETEFPDTVLLDIRLPDADGIEVMDKLKQMGIEVPVILMTAFGTTEIAIQAMKQGAHDYLNKPLNLDELVLAVQKSIKMQRLVSEVAILREELDQETDSVDSFIGQSRHMQDVFKTIGKVVDSDITVLIQGESGTGKEVVARTIHSNSRRSSRPFIKINCATIPEQLMESELFGHEKGSFTGAVSQKAGKFEIAHNGIVFLDEIGELPLHTQAKLLRVLQEKEFERVGGTKSIEVDVRILAATNRNLEDMVQEGKFREDLYYRLNVVNVKLPPLRERKEDISLLINYFVKKFARKYNKNISGISQEAMIFAEKYAWPGNVREIKNVCEQAVVMARNSVLMLDDMPLIGNGNGFLEFKNNAKISLDTNDKRSLKDIVAEVEKQVILKSLNENNWNRQNTAKALGLNRRSLYAKMKEYDLL, encoded by the coding sequence ATGTCAAAAGTGTTGATAGTCGATGATGAAGAAGGCGTTTGTGAGATGCTGAAGGATGTCCTGGAAGATGAGGGTTTCGAAATTACATTGGCCTATAACGCTAAAGATGCTTTAAAGATTATGGAAACAGAATTTCCCGATACGGTGCTTTTGGATATCAGACTGCCTGATGCCGATGGAATAGAGGTTATGGATAAGTTGAAACAAATGGGCATAGAGGTTCCGGTTATTTTAATGACTGCTTTCGGTACAACTGAGATTGCTATTCAGGCAATGAAGCAGGGAGCACATGACTACCTGAATAAACCCTTAAATTTAGATGAATTGGTGCTTGCCGTACAAAAATCAATAAAAATGCAGAGGTTGGTTTCTGAAGTAGCTATTTTGAGAGAAGAGTTAGATCAAGAAACAGATTCAGTAGATAGCTTTATCGGACAATCCAGGCATATGCAGGATGTGTTTAAAACTATCGGTAAAGTTGTTGACAGTGATATTACTGTTTTGATACAAGGGGAAAGCGGCACCGGAAAAGAGGTAGTGGCCAGGACTATTCATAGCAACAGCAGGCGCAGCAGCCGTCCTTTCATTAAGATTAATTGTGCCACGATACCTGAGCAGTTAATGGAGAGTGAATTGTTCGGGCATGAAAAGGGTTCTTTTACCGGGGCTGTCAGTCAGAAAGCAGGTAAATTTGAGATAGCTCACAATGGCATTGTATTTTTGGATGAGATAGGTGAACTGCCGCTGCACACTCAAGCTAAGCTGCTGCGCGTTCTTCAAGAAAAGGAATTTGAGAGAGTTGGGGGCACTAAAAGTATTGAGGTGGATGTACGTATTTTAGCCGCCACCAACAGAAATCTTGAAGATATGGTGCAAGAAGGCAAGTTTCGCGAGGACCTTTACTACAGGTTAAATGTGGTTAATGTAAAACTGCCGCCGCTTCGGGAAAGAAAAGAAGATATATCGTTATTAATTAATTATTTTGTGAAAAAGTTTGCTCGAAAGTATAATAAAAATATAAGCGGCATATCCCAGGAAGCAATGATTTTCGCAGAGAAATATGCTTGGCCGGGTAATGTCAGAGAAATTAAAAACGTGTGTGAGCAGGCTGTTGTTATGGCCCGCAATTCAGTATTAATGCTTGATGATATGCCACTTATAGGAAATGGCAATGGATTTTTGGAATTTAAGAACAATGCTAAAATATCATTGGATACTAATGATAAAAGATCTCTTAAAGATATTGTTGCTGAAGTGGAAAAACAAGTAATTTTGAAATCATTAAACGAAAATAACTGGAATCGACAGAATACAGCCAAAGCACTGGGTCTGAACAGGAGGTCTTTGTATGCGAAAATGAAAGAGTATGATTTGTTGTAA